Within the Vigna angularis cultivar LongXiaoDou No.4 chromosome 10, ASM1680809v1, whole genome shotgun sequence genome, the region CTTCACCCTTTTCCCTACAAAAACCCATGCTTCGTTCTTCCAAAACCATCCTCATCCACAATATCACATACCACAACAAAGTAATTGcatcaaacaattcaaatggCTCACACAACAATGGATACGGGTTTGGTTTTGGTGGTGATTGCCATGCTGTGTGCAGGAGCTGCAGCTCAAACGAGTTGCACAAATGTGATAGTGAGCCTGTCACCGTGTCTCAATTATATCACTGGGAATTCTTCAACTCCATCCCAAGGATGCTGCTCACAGCTTTCCAGTGTGGTTCGCTCACAACCACAATGCCTTTGCCAGGTTCTTAGTGGTGGTGGATCATCATTGGGGATCAACATCAACCAAACTCAAGCTCTGGCCTTGCCACGTGCTTGCCAGGTGCAGACACCACCCACCAGTCAGTGTAACAATGGTAAGTAGAACAACAACTCCTATTTTAtagaatacaagaaaaaaagaggATTCTCTAGTTAAACGTGTATCAAACCTGAGTATGGTGGGTGTATGGAGGCAatgaatagaataaaataagaactaTAAAACAATAAGATAaccataatttattttgatcgAAATTCTTCTGCTAACTTGacatgttttgttcattacAGGAGCTGCTTCACCACCAACAGGAGCAGTagctgaatctccaaattctgtTCCATCAGGTATTGAATGTTACTTCTCCACATTTTTAGAAAGTATTTTGGTTGATGCTTCACGGTGTCATTACCCAATTTGCCCCTTGTCGTTGGTAACCATTCATGTTGACATTCACTTGTAGGAGGCGGATCCAAAACCCTACCCACAACTGATGACGGCTCTTCCGCCGGGAATTCCATCAAGTTATCAATTCCTCTGATACTTATTTTGGCAGCAACTTATGTCTCAACTTTCACAACATACTGATCCTATAATCAGTTATTTgccatttgttatttttttgcttGTTTGGCAATTGtccttttttttcaatctttcaCTATTATTGAGTCTCCTTAGGTTGAAGGGTGTTCAATCTATTCATTCGTGACCCTACTGGGTTACATGGTTTTGTATAAGGAGAGATATTTGCTCCCTGTCCATTATCAATAAAGATGGTTTGTAACTAGTGGTTTGCCATTATAATTTACTATTCAGAGCATACACTGTGGCAATGAAACGAAATCAACTCTTGATAGAAACTGAATTTATCCACTGTAAAAGGCAACCCAACTATAAAAGTGCAACTTAAATCACAAGAGGATGGGTTGAAATCTCCCTCAAACCCATCATTCCAAATCAAATTTGGGAGCTGGGGCTGGGCTGGGGCTGTGGTGGGGCTAGGCTGGGGCTGGGCTGGGGCTGAGGCTGGGCTTGGGCTGGGGGTGGGGCTGGGCTGTGCTGAATCTTTTAAACCAAATCTCACGGATAACCAAAATATTGATGATTTTGACAGGATAAACCACTTTCCAAGGTACAAAATGAGAAGCAACAATATTGTGTCCTTTGCAAAAAGGCTGGTTAcgtttttcattgaaaaattattaaaggaaATTTGGCATATCAGTTCAGAACAAAAATTCTACAATTGCTACTTGAGTTATCAAAATAACATATAGCACGAGTTagcatgaaaagaaaaaaaggcaCGCACAGAAACAAAGAAATCAACTGGAGAGTCCATAAAACCACAAACCCATTTACAGTGCAATGGAGGAATAAGCCCCAAAACAAATGAACTACCTTTGCTATCGCCCCAGCAGCTTCCCTCCACCCTGTTTGGTTGAGAAATTACTACATAGTCCTAAACCAAGTAATATTGTACCGTTagtttattagaaaataatatagaaGACAAGAGAACAAGTTTAACCTCTTTAATCTGTTTCAGATTGTTCTCAGGTTTCTGGCCATCATACAACATGCAGGTCGTGCCTGGCATAAAACCTGGCTTACACGCTTAAGAGatttatatttccttttcaaACCAGCTCAAGCCACGGCTTAAGCAAGGTATTCAATAGGCTTCAATCATAGACCATGTAACACAAACACAGATATCAACACTATGATACTATAATCTCCAAAATGTAGGACACTACAACACAAATGTGTGTCTGAACatcattatgaattatttaGTTTCACAAtcaagatttatatatatttaaaatcatatataaaaaggTTAGACAAATATAACAATATGAACATATAGTTGCCGATACAAAACTGATCTAATTTTTCAATCTACAATCTCAAAAGTAAAAAGaggatttaattaatttcaaacattTAACCTCTTCTTGGTCGTCATCATTGAAAAAGACGCTATAGTTAAGATTCATCTAAAgacaaattaaaaacttaaaaaaattcaacaatatATGAAGATATgatataagaataaataaaaatgttcctGATGCTACATAGATAATCTAAATATTCGAGATTATATAGAATTGGCTCCTTATAgctttaattataatataaacttaCACAAATTTCTAACTgtagaataattattaaatttatgtatgttGGAATAATTATTTGTGTATCAGTTGGGTGAGTTTTGTGTGTGTTTTCCAACCAGGTTTAGCTGGTTGCATTATAGTTCCCTATAAATGTAACATGAAGATCAGAGGTGTATTAAGCTATTCTAAACCAATTCAAGGCATCTAATATAGATCCACTTATCTCTGTTTTTAATctcaatatggtatcagaggAATCGAGAACCAAAGATTGGGGCTTTCGAATCTGTTTTGCTCAGTTTTGGGAACCAAGGACATTGAAGAGTGTGTCAGAGTTTCATAGATTACAAAACCTGATGCATTGACAGACTACCACGACATCCAAACAGGCACAGCAGAACAGATGAACAAATAGGGAGCATGTCATGAACCACATGAATGTGGAAAACAAGTAGGGAGGTTAAGATAACCACATTTGATGGAGATAACTATTAGTGTGTTTGGATTACTGTTTCAAACGACAAATTTGTCATTTGCACTTTCCAAGGTACTAAACAGAGAAGATCAGTGTTGGATTGAACCTAAGGCGGGCTTAAGTTAGTTTCAACCGTTCCCCAGACCCattgtaaatattaaatgtCTAACTTGAGTGTGACAAGATAACTAAACAAATGAATAACAATCTATAACTCTGCAACTCAATCTCCACGTCTGGTAATTCCTGATATGGAAAGTGtgacaagaaataaaaatacttcCATGGCTATATGTTCCCAAATAAGCACAGAAATTAACCTTATATGGACAAGAACTTGAGTATAAATTTCACAAATGAATTTGTAAAAGTTCATTGCAGGTGTAAGATTTCCGTCCATTATACAAGGGAAGTTATTATAAATACTTATCTCATAATCTGACAAAACATCAATATGACAAGAAGTGCAGTATTGCGGTCCTAAGGAACTTCAAATCAAAACTATGTACGTACATGAACTCTAAATATGGTACAAAAATCAAGAACGTGATCGTGCGCGAACAAATTCTTCTAGTCTTTCCCACACGTCCAATGCAGCCGCCCTATCTTGATGTCGTTTATTCTTACTAATCTGCAAATGGCAACAAGTTAGACACATGTTAATCTACAAGTTCAATAGGTGAAAATACAGGAATACAGCAAAGCACTTGATTGATATAATAGAAGAAGAACCCACCGAGATAATCTTGACATTCCACTGCTTGACATTCTTTGCTGACTCCAAACTATCATCTTCAAATCGCATGTAAAATCCAATAACTGCTAGAAAGAATGAATAAAAAAGGGTTACTCACTTACAATCAAAGAGAAGCACTGGTTGGCATTGGTATAATATAGAGAAGGAGTGGAGTTGACTTACTTTTGTTGAAAATTTCAACATGGTCCTTGAAAGGCCAGTCCTTAAACTGCCACTCCTTGCCCAACACGAAAACAGCAACGACCCGATCCCAGTCGTCGGGTTTAAGAGAAGAAGGCTTATCCCTGACTTCATAAGCGGTTACAACCCTATCCCTACTGAGCTTCTTCTGGACAGTGACGCAATCGGGCCTGGCACCTTTCATCTGCTTCACCTTCACATCAGTGGGTATATAAACACCGTCCTCCAAGAACTCCTTCACATTGTAGATAGTGATAAGGGTCTGAAAGGCACTGGGGACCAAGATAATGGGTACGCCTTCTCCAATTTTGGTGCCCTTCAAGAGCATCTTGGGCTTTGGGGTGGGATCGTACCCGCCCATGTCGTCggaaaaccctaaacccctgTCATCGGCGGCCATCAAGCGACTCTTGGCGACGAGGCCGTCCTTCCTCTGCTGCGATTCCATCCTCTGGCGGTCCTCCTCACGCTTGGTGGCGGAGACGAGGACGCTGTAGAAATCGCGATTCTTGCACTCGAGGAGGGATTGGCGGTCCTTCAAGGGCCTCTCGGCGGAAGTGATGAGAGAGATGAGGTCTAATTTGTCGGGCTGTTCCTGGGGCTGGGGGTGGGCCTGGGTCTGCGAAGGGAGGGTGGATTTGGGGGCGAAGGAGGGGTCCTCAGGACGGTACTCGATGGAATCAGTGGAGGTGAGGGTGCCCTGGAGGTACTGGAGAAGGGGTTTGCGGTCGGGGAGGGTAACGGAGGGGATGCCAACGGCGAAGGTGTTCTGGATGTACTCGGTGTGCTTGAGGTGGTGGTTCTTGATGTAGTGGACTAGGGTTTCCAGAGTGTACCGGTTGCCCTTTGTGGAACGATAAGCTGTCTCCACCCAGCAGGGGAAGGTGTACTCCTCCCCAAATCTGAACTCACCATTGACACGCACTATCTTCTCCACCTCCCCTCTCATCGTAAACTCCCGAAGAGCCGACAGCGGATCCATTGCTTTGCACCTCTGTCACTGCAACCTACCTTAATACGATGGATAGATTCTCTATGCTTTCTATAGTCACCCTTTTATTCCGttcagattttattttctttatacttCAAATACTtcaatatacaattttattttctatttatctatAATGGATGTTAtctttttattacataaattttattttttaataaataaaaaatctttttatttaataaactatgtaaaagtataatttattttcttccatATATTTAGTAATTCCCCActttaaataatgaatatatacatttagttttaattttacaatatcTAATAAGCATACCtaaatcataattatttgtCAAAAATAAATCAGACTATCGTCATcacaatttaaataatgaaaaaaaattgtcgTACTGCATATGACCTTAGgcagttaattattttattatggaCTCAAGTAGTCATTAGccattaaaagaaattaatgctGGAGAAAACAAAGGGCAAACCATATGATGATCTATACAAGGAACACGTTTTACAAGAGTCAAATGGTGATGGGCTTTGGTCAAACTACTCTAACCGTTATGCCTTAGTATCAACAGTGCTTTGATTCTCAACAGTGTTATGTTCCATATCTGTAGCCTTTCCCAGCAAAATCCCAAGCTGTGTGAAGAAATGAGGTTATACTATGGCCATATCCatccattaattaaaaatagttgtAGCAAACTGAAAGATTGAGTGACGATAAGGAAAAACCCACCTTAGCCTTCGGAATCCCCCGACCTTCTTTCTCTCCCTTGGAAATAACCGTTGATGTCATGATATCTGCGTCACATACACAAGTCAAACTCAGAATAAAACCTTTGGCTTTCGGCAAGCTTCGTAAGGACAAGATTCATCTTACTTTTCTCAATTGCCCACCCGTTACTTTTCAAAATCTCAGAGATGATCACAACAGTTGGAATAGCTGGGATTCAATTCAAGAAAAGGttagaaaaacaagaaaataatgcAAAATTCGTACGTACAACTTTAACATTGGTGTGATtagtttcaattaaaatatagaaCCTAATCACAGAAGTAATAGCCAAAATCTATTCATCAAGAAGGGCTAAATTGAGGGTTTACCCATGCCCAGTGCACAGAGCTCAACATCATTGTCCTGCTTTATGTACTTCTGCATCATCAGAAAGAAACACAAGATTGATAAACGAAGCCATTTGAAGCCAATTTCCACAATCCACAAAACTACCTTCAAAATGTCGATAGAAAGaacgaaggagaaagagagtGATACCTTGGCAAGATTGAGGTAGAAGAAGAAAGGTTTCTTAGTTTTGGAAACCTGAATTCGGATTATCTTCTTGCCTTTGTCTTTGACGCCGTTAGCATTGGCGTTCTTGTTCTTTGGAGCACCGTCGGTTATCTCTACTGCCATCTCTCTCGCGCGCCGATTTTGCAGTCCGTTACTATCACTGAGAACCTTCTTCAACACGAAATAGAAATGGATGTAATATCCGGTGACGGAGACGCTTTTATAGGAGTTCTTAACCAAACCCAAAAGGACACGTGACCGCTTTTGTTTGTACTCTCTGGGTGTAATTACTCCTCTACCCCTTGgtggagtaaaattaatttatactcaTCTAAATTACTGTTAACTTGATttgaagttttttattatacgtaagcataaataatatttaattttttaaatatatatggataatgatactttcacaatttattttgataatatttttatacagCCATGTGTCAAACAGTAAGTGGTTCACAtggaaaaaaatttgaaaagaaaaaatgacgTGAAAATGAAATGCTGCAAGGTTTCAAGTGGAGGGGttcattttatgattttaaaattagtttggGTTAAAGAGAAACTTAGAGAAATGTCTTGTTTATTtcgtaacaatttttttaacatagaAGTGATGTCGATGGGTGGGAGGGATACAACAAATAGTGGTACTCCGGCAGACTTTAAACTTTTACAACGGCAGAGACACAGTTGTTGGAAGAGACACATTCCCGGATGGTTGAgagtagggatgacaacgggtcgggtcgaACACGGGTAGTGCCTATCCGTAACCTAATTCGTCGGATAAAATTGTATTCGCTACCCGACCTGCTATTTGTCGGGTACtcgtttaaaaaatatccgcggatattttaaaacccgcggtACCTAcggatacccgcaaaaaataaaaaagaaatatttaatagatatttaaaataaaatttaaataaaattacaaaaaaaaatatatatataatgtaatgtaatataaattaaatataaattaaaatttaattttaattaaatttaacctaataaaatataattttattttatttttaattaatttaattaaaaatatatataaattattttttttaatttttcgcgGATAGGGGATACCCGCGGagcgggtagtatactacccgtacccgacccgtttaAAAGCGGATATTAAAATACCTGCTACCCGTTATCCGCGAGTAGTAAATATCCGCAGATAATTACCATCCCTAATTGAGAGGAAAGATAGTTCTCTAGGATTTTCTCTAACCCAAACTTagattctaattttaaaatcacaAAATGAATCTCTCCACTTGAAACCCTACACCACTTCATTTCCTCgtcgttttttattttctaatttcttttttatgtgaATCACTACAATTTTGACACGTGACTTTTGTCAAATTGTTGTTAAAATAGGTTGTGAAATCATTATCtatttatacatataataaaagaatactatgaacttttatttatgttttagtttcgtaatttattatttagtccgacatctaatattttatataattagttaattatatttattttcatttgatatttatagaattatagttttctttgttatattaaaaataaaaaatctaatacTTGCTAAGATAATTTATTTGTCgggattttttaaaaataaatatatttaattaatatataaaatagttgaTAAATGGGAACAAAATTCTATATCTATTAAAAGTAAAGATAAGATAATGAAAAGCATACCTAACTAGTTAGCTGTCATGCCTAATTTTAGTATCATTTAAGATgctttttttatcctttttttctcTTAGGCTTACAAGACCAGTtttgacataattattttttaagcaaAGTAgagtaaattacaaaaaatatatgatcTTCAACAAATTTACACGACCTTTTACTtgtgttaatattaattaaataattatcacGTTATCAACTATTTTCTCGTAGACTTTATTACAAAACCTATTCAAGAACAGATTATTAGAGGATGAGACTGTGTTGCGGTAAATTAGGGTttgacttttgtttttttaaagatgatattaaataaattataaaatgaaaaaataatgcaAATTTACGCTTATAAAATACAGCTTCTATCCAATAGAtaattgaaatgtaattttgaaaaaaaaatagtggttAATTTTGTAGCTATGGCACCAATGAAAAGCACGTCGAATTGACGATGATAAGGGGTTGTCTTGAACAAATTTACGCGGCATTTGGTTTGGATTTAATCGGAGAACTTGAACCGTCGAACCTGACAAATCTTTCTAATATTTAATGGAAATAAATCGACGGCAGTTGGGGTTGACACGTGGCGAGTTTCTCTGAGTTAGGAAAGAggggaaaaggaaaagaaaggtTATCCTGTTGGCGTTTTGGTTGTTGAAGATGGAAGAGGGCGAACTCGTTGGTTGTGTCCGCTGCAACAGGGTTTCCTTCATCTTCTGATTCGATTGTTAATTGCTACAAAACACCAAGAAAAGCGAGGAGAGAGATAGAGATAGATAAAGaggagagatagagagagagagagagggatcTTTCATTTTCTGTGGAAAATGGAGGATTCTTTCTTTGACATGGTGGAGTTTCTGAAGAAACCCTCGATAACGGAGACATTCGTCGACATTTTGCTATGCGCGGTTCCGATTTGGTTGGCTGTCATGATCGGCCTGGTGATCGGGTGGTCGTGGCGTCCGCGATGGACGGGGCTCCTCTTTCTCGGCCTCCGAAGCAAGTTTCGATTTCTCTGGACGGCGCCGCCGGGGTTCGGCGCTCGCCGCCTCTGGTTCGCCTTCACCGCCGTCTCCGCCTTCTCCATTTGCCGTACCTATTGGGCCAATTTCAAAGGCAAGGCCAAGGCAAAAGCTGAAGATCCCTCGCCCTCGCAATCTGATATTGCCGACTCCAACGCCATGGACCGCACCACTCGGTATTGATAACATTTGTGGATTGGTGTTTAATTATTACCGTCGTAATTTCTTACTACTGATTTTGTGTTTTATTGTGCTGTGTTGGTAGAAGAATTAATccctttattatttatttggcAAATTGGTCAATGCACAATCATTAGGTCCGGTGATTGGGCTGAGGAGAGTGGGCAGGACACTGTTACGCAGGCTGATTTGGagcattttcttcatcttctcgaAGGGAAAGATGGATTGATGGACCGGCAATGTTTTATGGAGAGGTCAACACCGAACATGCAATACAAAGCTTGGCGTCATGATCCTGAGGTAGATTCCGAGGTTCAATTTTCATCTCATTTCAACTGTCTATACATTATAAACTGGCAAAAATCATACACATCTTGCATTACTCATGAGTTTGTATATTTTTCAATCAGAGGCATGTTTACCCTGTAGTTAAAGTATATTTATGTAATCAACTTTTCCTATTCTATGTTCCCCACCTAAATGAAAAATACATCCTCACGATCTATATTCGATGattatttccttttgtatttcCACTTCCACCTTATAAATAGATCAGCGTCTCATGTTGTATCTGGATCTGTTAACAGACAGGTCCCACAGTTTACCGTAGCAGAACCGTCTTTGAAGATGCAACCCCAGAGTTAGTG harbors:
- the LOC108320801 gene encoding non-specific lipid transfer protein GPI-anchored 5, which encodes MAHTTMDTGLVLVVIAMLCAGAAAQTSCTNVIVSLSPCLNYITGNSSTPSQGCCSQLSSVVRSQPQCLCQVLSGGGSSLGININQTQALALPRACQVQTPPTSQCNNGAASPPTGAVAESPNSVPSGGGSKTLPTTDDGSSAGNSIKLSIPLILILAATYVSTFTTY
- the LOC108320832 gene encoding protein CDC73 homolog isoform X1; translated protein: MDPLSALREFTMRGEVEKIVRVNGEFRFGEEYTFPCWVETAYRSTKGNRYTLETLVHYIKNHHLKHTEYIQNTFAVGIPSVTLPDRKPLLQYLQGTLTSTDSIEYRPEDPSFAPKSTLPSQTQAHPQPQEQPDKLDLISLITSAERPLKDRQSLLECKNRDFYSVLVSATKREEDRQRMESQQRKDGLVAKSRLMAADDRGLGFSDDMGGYDPTPKPKMLLKGTKIGEGVPIILVPSAFQTLITIYNVKEFLEDGVYIPTDVKVKQMKGARPDCVTVQKKLSRDRVVTAYEVRDKPSSLKPDDWDRVVAVFVLGKEWQFKDWPFKDHVEIFNKTVIGFYMRFEDDSLESAKNVKQWNVKIISISKNKRHQDRAAALDVWERLEEFVRARSRS
- the LOC108320832 gene encoding protein CDC73 homolog isoform X2, with the translated sequence MDPLSALREFTMRGEVEKIVRVNGEFRFGEEYTFPCWVETAYRSTKGNRYTLETLVHYIKNHHLKHTEYIQNTFAVGIPSVTLPDRKPLLQYLQGTLTSTDSIEYRPEDPSFAPKSTLPSQTQAHPQPQEQPDKLDLISLITSAERPLKDRQSLLECKNRDFYSVLVSATKREEDRQRMESQQRKDGLVAKSRLMAADDRGLGFSDDMGGYDPTPKPKMLLKGTKIGEGVPIILVPSAFQTLITIYNVKEFLEDGVYIPTDVKVKQMKGARPDCVTVQKKLSRDRVVTAYEVRDKPSSLKPDDWDRVVAVFVLGKEWQFKDWPFKDHVEIFNKIIGFYMRFEDDSLESAKNVKQWNVKIISISKNKRHQDRAAALDVWERLEEFVRARSRS
- the LOC108320860 gene encoding uncharacterized protein At2g34160 — its product is MAVEITDGAPKNKNANANGVKDKGKKIIRIQVSKTKKPFFFYLNLAKKYIKQDNDVELCALGMAIPTVVIISEILKSNGWAIEKNIMTSTVISKGEKEGRGIPKAKLGILLGKATDMEHNTVENQSTVDTKA